AGACTGTGAACACTACAGTTCATATAAATGACATTCCCATCACCACTGTTGGACAGTATACAACATCTGCAACCTTCCAAAGATGACTTGTTTCCATCTCCACCCACTTTGTAGGCCAAATTATATCCCAGAACAAGTCAATTGTTGATCAGTTCTGTCTAATTCCTAGATCAACTTGAcaccttttctttattaaaaagaaaaaagttagaatATTTGGAATACCAACAGTGCCTCAGTTCTGTCTGATTCCTAGATCATCAACTTGAcaccttttctttattaaaaagaaaaaagttagaatATTTGGAATACCAACAGTGCCTCAAACGCAGCAGATGCTCAAAAAAGATGCTTGCAAATGACAGGATAAGTCAAGAAACGCAGATTATGGTAAAATCATAAAAACCCTTGAagggagggaagcctgggtggctcagcggttgagcatctgcctttggctcagggtgtgatcctgggatccaggaacaagtcccatatcgggctccttgcagggagcctgcttctcctccctctgcctgtgtttctgcctctctgtctctcatgaataaataaataaaatcttaaaaaaaaaaaaaaaaaaaaaaaaagggaccctTGAAGGCCAAGAAAAAAGTTTTGGCTTTATTTGGTAGATGCCAAATATGGTCATATGATcaggatgggttttttttttttttttaagattttatttaatcatgagagacacagagagagagaggcagagacacaagcagagggagaagcaggctccccgcaaggagcctgataacagaactcgatcctggaccccaggatcacaccctgagcccaaggtagacgctcaactgctgagccacccaggcatcctgggatgATGTTTTAAAGActaatttcagggcagccccggtggcgcagcggtgtagcgccgcctgaagcccagggtgtgatcctggagaaccgggattgagtcccacgtcgggctccctgcatggagcctgcttctccctctccctctgcctgtgtctctgcctctcgctctctctgtctctcatgaataaataaataaaattcttttaaaaaaataataaaataaataaaataaaataaagactaattTCAGCAACCATAAGAAAGCAGGATTTGAGAGACTATGGTCAAAGTGCCAGTATAGAGGCCCTGTCAGTTGCAGGAGGCCTATGGGAGGCTCCCTCTGGGCCTTCCAGCTGCCTTAGCTGCTCACTCATCCTTCAGCTTATCTGTTTGGAATTACAGAGGTTGGTTTTCATATACCTACACTTGGAAAGTGAAGCTTAAAACTGGACCATTACGCCAAGAAAAACATGCTTTTGCCTGAAATATCTGGGTATCTAGGAAACAGTTCTGACTTGAATAattgcatacatatataaaatacatatacacaaatcaagaattcctcttcttccttcttttgcagTCCCAGTAAGTCTAACTCAATTCTCCTGTTTCCTTTGCTAATGCAGCTTGAACTTTCACTAACCTTAGAATTCCACAATTACTAGTGAATCATTTCAAGGGCAGTTATGGCTCATTTTCCTATGGTCTTCTAAAAGAATCAAGAGCACTTATGTATTtagatatataaattaatttcacTGTACTGATGGAGCATTAAATAAGTAATTCTTATCTGTAAATCAAAAACTCCTAACATAATACATTAAACAAAATTAGTTTACTAATGAATTTCCTTTTAAAGCATGTATCTTGGATTTCATGCCAAGATATCAATATATCAGTAATGGACTCTGTGGTACTAGACAATTTACCCCTTAGATTAAAAAACGATCTTCACTCTCCAAAGAATATTATGTGTAAGTAATGCACTGCAACCTCAAGATACATAATATCATTGAAAACATGCACATGTCTATCAGGAAAAGATTATCAGGcacaacctaattttaaaaaacgaatggaggatggataaataaataagtaaataagaatgAAGGAAGCCTCTTAAAACAGTAtcaaaggagtgcctgggtggctcagttggttaagtgtgtgacttggactcaggtcatgatctcttgggtgtcctgggatggagcccctcctttggctccctgcccagaatctgcttgtccctcacccctctgcccctccacctgctcatgcttgctctcttgctctctccctcaaataaataaaatctttaaataaaaaaaacatgttctAAAACAGTATCaaagataaaacagaatattCAATTTTGTGTTTGTGTCCAAAGAGACCGTCTCCCTTTAAAGTCCAACtttactgtttatttctcctaccaaatatgcaaaataaactcACTAGTACTAAAATCAGAAGTATGTTATCTCTACGGAAAGGTaaacacagggacgcctgggtggcccagtggttgagcgtctgcttttctgctcagggtgtgatccccaggtccagggatggagtcccacctcgggctgcttttccctctgcctctctttctgtgactctcatgaataaacaaaatattaaaaaaaaaaaagaaaggtaaacacAATAGAAGATTAAAGTATTTTCCTTTCACCCcaataaactgaaaagaaaaactattaactGGATTTGGGGCTGTTtaaatgtttgtgattttttttttccttgcccctACTGAAGAGCCTTCTGAAAGTCACAGTGTGTATCTTTGATACCAAACGGTGGACAGTTGCTTTTCTAACTCCATACTTTGTAggaacaaaagaagagagaagagggcacAGACATCCATTATTTAGAGTCTACCGTTAACTGAATCTCCTTTGTAATGTAACAATTCCATCAAAGCGCATATTAGGCAGAGCGCGTAGAATGTGTGACCAGTGTATGGCAGACCACATTTCACCACCACAAGACTTCATCTTTTCAAACCCCACCAAGAACTGGCAAATAAGCCAAGCTGCTATTAGCCCGAGGTTAAACTGTTGAAATACTAGCAATAAAAGTTTAGAGGCATCTAACTAGCCAGGTGCTTTTCTGCTCAAAAGTAAACCAGAGGCGGGAAGctggttttgtttctctctaCCCGCCCCTCCCCATGCCTGGCGATTCGCCCTCCAGAGGACGGCGTAGTGCGCAGACCACCGCCACCTGGTGCCGGGAAAATAGGAGCGAGGAGCGAGGGCCAACCCGTCCCCTGGCTGGCCTCGCCGGGGGCCCGGAGTCAAACAGGTCGGAGACAGGACCGACGGACGGGACCGACAGATGCGAcaggacggacggacggacgggaCGGGCAGAGAAGCAGTGCATCCTACCCGGagggctccctcccagggccGGCGGAGTACCTGCTCCGGTCATCCAGGCTGCGGTTGTCGGCCGCCGCGGCGCGCCAGTCGGGCAGGGTGCTGGCGCACAGCACCACCATGGACACGATCACGAACACGACCGACACGCTGGCCAGGATCTGCGCGGCCAGCGACGACGTCGGCTCCTCGAAGGTCCGCCGCATGCGCTCGAGCCAGCGCCTGGAGGGGGCCGCCTCGCCACCGCCCGGTCGCGCCTCGTCGCGGCCCAGCGCGCCCGGCTCGTCGGCCGAGTAGAAGGTGTAGGTGTCGGACATGCGGTCGTCTAGGCGGCGCTGGCAGCAGTACTCGAGGTGCGCGCCCTCCAGGCCCCAGTAGATCATCTCGTTGTAGAAGGAGAGCTCGCACATCCGCGGCGCGAAGCGCAGCTTGCCGTGGCCGCGCACGTACAGCAGGATGAAGCCGAAAGCCTCCGAGTGCCGGTCGAAGAAGTACTCGTTGCGCTCGCGGTCGTAGTCGTCGCACACCTCGAGCACGTCGCGCTCCGAGCGGCAGCCGTGCAGCCGGCTCACGCGGCGCAGCGGGAAGTCCTTCAGCAGCTCCCGGGACAGCGAGTACCGGGCGCCGCCCACGTTCAGCACCACCGAGGCCGCCCCGCTGCGCCCGAAGGTCATGGCTGGCCGCCCCGAGGCCCCGAGGcccgaggccgccgccgccgccgccgccgccgccccccggccgccGAGCGGGGCCTGCCTGCCGCTGGCCGCCGGGGAAGCGCGCCGTCGGGGCCCTTCGCCGGCCCGGAGACCCCTCGGCCCCAGCCTCCTCCGCAGCCCGGCGTTGCGGCTAGCGACGCTCCCGCGGCGCGGCGGTGCCTGCAGGTGGCCGGGGAGCCCCCTCAGGCGCCAGCGCTGCGCCCCGCTGGCCGGGAACGAGGCCGTCAGCGCCCGGGGATGCCCCCTGCGAGGCCGGGGTGTCCTTCCCAACGGCGGCGCTGTCCCCTCCCGGAGGGGCGCGGGCGCCGGGAGGAGGCGCCGGTGCGGGATGGCTCCCGGTCCCCGGCGCTCCCTCTGGCCGCGGCTCCGGCAACCGCCCCGCCGCCGTCCAGAGGCGAGAGGCAAAGTGAGCGGCTTCGGAGGCGGCGGAGAGCCGGCTCcgcgaggcgggggcggggcctcctcGCGgttcccctccccgcctccccgcgccgCTCGGCTCAGCTCCCTCCGCGCGccgcccccctctccccacccgcGCCCGCACCTCCCGGGCGCGCTCGGCTGGGATtccccggcgccccgccccggaCCCAGGGCTCCCCGCCTCGTGACGccgtcctccccctcctctcccgccCGCCGCGGCCAGGAGGGGTCCGCGGGCCTGGGGAGGGAGCGGTGGGGAGCCCCGGGGATGAGGCGGGAGGGGGGCAGAGCCCCGCGGGCCGCCCCGGGCCATCAGGGATGACTGGGGCAGCTCCCGAGGGCCCTTTTAACAGCCCCCGCccaacccaccaccaccaccaccaccaccaccaccaccgaggGAGGCGACAGGCGGGTAAGGAGGGTGAGGACAGACGGCGTTTGGAGAGCTTTTTCCAGAAACTGTCCGGAGCCCAGCTCGGTTTCTGAGACCGCCCTAAGGGATTTCTCAGAGGAGGCACCCCAGCAATTAATTGCTTTTCTGGCCGACTCGCTTTTCCTCTCGCGGCGCGGAGACCCACGTACCGCGCGCTCCGAGGGCGGCCACCACCCCGGCACCCGAGCTCGGTGTCGCCCTCGCGGCCGTCCTCCCGCGCAGGGGAGCGGCCCGGGCCCCTGCCTTCTGGGGCGCGGGTCCTAGGAGGGCGCCTACGTGGAGCGCCTGGGCGCTCCCCCACACCCGCCGTGACGCTTCCTGTAGAGTGGGGTGAAAGTGGGGAGAACCGCTCTGCCCCTGGCAAGAACAGAATTCTCCCCATAGCCTTCGTCTGCGTCCTCCTTTTCATAATGTCTTGCTTtcccccgtgccccccccccccgctccgcCCCCCGAGCCAGCTGCAGCACCGGCTCCCGGAGCTGAAAAGAAGCCCTTTAGGGCTCCTCAGAGCGAACTGCCCTGCGCTCCGCTCGAAGCCCAGGGAGGGGGTTCCAGGGGCAGGGATTATTTTAAACTACTACCAGCAATTCACCCGACATCCGACACCCGCAGCCCAGCCCGCGCCGTGCCCGCCAGAGGCGAAACAGGTGAGTTGCAAGGCAAACTAAgttaaatgcaaaacaaatgctggaagaaaagaataagggtggggtggggtggggtggggtggggtggggtgggatgcgGTCATCTGACCTGAGAGTAACCCAGCTGGTTACTGGGAAGGTTTTTACTTGGCCCTTcacttttcataattttgtaGGATTGTCCATGCCCACTAGAGGTCACCATAAAGAGTCATTTTGCTCTGATTCTATTACGGATTCCTGGCTGAAAAGCAGACACCTAAAAATTGAAGTGCTGTCCCTCCTCACAAAATGAAATCATTCTGGGTGGTTTCTTAAAGAATGGAAATCTCTATGTGCTGTTTATCTTTCGACTTGGATAGTTTATCTTAAAAGCTCTTAATGTGACTGAAAGCTCAAAAACAAGAGTTGTTTATTTGCAAAGTAGCTACTAAACCAAGAAAACATCCTGAAGGAAATGAGTTTCAAGATAGAATGGAAGGAGGTGATGGTCATGAgctggcagagagaaagagcagaaaagcATTCCAATAGCAGAAACTCAGATGTAAAGGATTAAAGTCTATAAAGAAAGCTAATGCATTTGCTTGGCTCAAAGGACCAGGATCTCAGCTGCAGAATTTAGATTTCAAAGTATAAGTAATGGGATGCTTGATGTTTTTAATAGTAGAAATGGCTTGATGAAAGCTTTATTCAGAACGATTCTTTTGCCCTTTAGTTTAATCTAAGGAGAAGGCAATTTTTGCAACCCAAGAATGGgagccccaccccccaaatcTTTGTACATGAgggtcagttctttttttcttctctttttctttctttcttttctttctttttctctttctttctttctttcttttttttttgaggaagggtCAGTTCTGAGAAATGCTGAGCAAGACTCAGCAAGGCTTGGAAATGGATTTCTTGGAGGatatgaagatgaagaaaagttTGCAGATGTGAGTGGAGAGAAGAGCCTGGCTTCACACCAGCAAGAGCAAGTTCCTCAGGGAAttgttaaaaatactttctagAAGCATCACAGCAACTGAACACAGAACAACTATTTCGTTGATTATTTGTTCCAAtgttattgtatttatatttcctGTGTTCTCTAAAATCCTTTTAAAGTCTGTTGATTGAACCAGTTGAAgaaatatcacattttaaattaaatttgagcttagaaaacaaattaatttgATGATAATACAATTTGTGCCTCCTAggtatattttcataaaatttcttagagaaataggtttaaataatttcatttgttttaaacgtaatgtgtttatttgattttgatATCATCAGCCACAACTGCAGAAGCAACACCCAAATcgtcttctttttctccccccaaaacATGTTCTTACACAAAACAGTAAGGTGC
This genomic stretch from Canis lupus dingo isolate Sandy chromosome 17, ASM325472v2, whole genome shotgun sequence harbors:
- the KCNG3 gene encoding potassium voltage-gated channel subfamily G member 3 isoform X1, with the translated sequence MTFGRSGAASVVLNVGGARYSLSRELLKDFPLRRVSRLHGCRSERDVLEVCDDYDRERNEYFFDRHSEAFGFILLYVRGHGKLRFAPRMCELSFYNEMIYWGLEGAHLEYCCQRRLDDRMSDTYTFYSADEPGALGRDEARPGGGEAAPSRRWLERMRRTFEEPTSSLAAQILASVSVVFVIVSMVVLCASTLPDWRAAAADNRSLDDRSRYSAGPGREPSGIIEAICIGWFTAECIVRFIVSKNKCEFVKRPLNIIDLLAITPYYISVLMTVFTGENSQLQRAGVTLRVLRMMRIFWVIKLARHFIGLQTLGLTLKRCYREMVMLLVFICVAMAIFSALSQLLEHGLDLETSNKDFASIPAACWWVIISMTTVGYGDMYPITMPGRILGGVCVVSGIVLLALPITFIYHSFVQCYHELKFRSARYSRSLSAEFLN
- the KCNG3 gene encoding potassium voltage-gated channel subfamily G member 3 isoform X5, which translates into the protein MTFGRSGAASVVLNVGGARYSLSRELLKDFPLRRVSRLHGCRSERDVLEVCDDYDRERNEYFFDRHSEAFGFILLYVRGHGKLRFAPRMCELSFYNEMIYWGLEGAHLEYCCQRRLDDRMSDTYTFYSADEPGALGRDEARPGGGEAAPSRRWLERMRRTFEEPTSSLAAQILASVSVVFVIVSMVVLCASTLPDWRAAAADNRSLDDRSRYSAGPGREPSGIIEAICIGWFTAECIVRFIVSKNKFPHLPVYLVVAGLIKSVESSSAASASRKSSPAFCLGKGSLCNLDALGHGLPGSAPCVVRE
- the KCNG3 gene encoding potassium voltage-gated channel subfamily G member 3 isoform X4 — its product is MTFGRSGAASVVLNVGGARYSLSRELLKDFPLRRVSRLHGCRSERDVLEVCDDYDRERNEYFFDRHSEAFGFILLYVRGHGKLRFAPRMCELSFYNEMIYWGLEGAHLEYCCQRRLDDRMSDTYTFYSADEPGALGRDEARPGGGEAAPSRRWLERMRRTFEEPTSSLAAQILASVSVVFVIVSMVVLCASTLPDWRAAAADNRSLDDRSRIIEAICIGWFTAECIVRFIVSKNKWSTASVEPNTGLELTTLRSRPELTSRLWSRCLSSSSSSCVPGGCRPDKVRGERVREHKREERQKERERENPQANSLLSEEPMHQAT
- the KCNG3 gene encoding potassium voltage-gated channel subfamily G member 3 isoform X3 — protein: MTFGRSGAASVVLNVGGARYSLSRELLKDFPLRRVSRLHGCRSERDVLEVCDDYDRERNEYFFDRHSEAFGFILLYVRGHGKLRFAPRMCELSFYNEMIYWGLEGAHLEYCCQRRLDDRMSDTYTFYSADEPGALGRDEARPGGGEAAPSRRWLERMRRTFEEPTSSLAAQILASVSVVFVIVSMVVLCASTLPDWRAAAADNRSLDDRSRIIEAICIGWFTAECIVRFIVSKNKLGSTASVEPNTGLELTTLRSRPELTSRLWSRCLSSSSSSCVPGGCRPDKVRGERVREHKREERQKERERENPQANSLLSEEPMHQAT